In Thiothrix unzii, the sequence AAGTCCACGGTAAAGCCGTGGGCTTCCAGCACTTCGCGACGGTGTTGCAAGTAACGTTGGAATTCCGGTTGGGCGCGATACGCACCTGTTGCGACATAATCCAACGCCCCGTGGATGTGAAAGGCTTTTAAATACGCTTCGGTGCGAAACACTTCTTTGCCATCAGTATCGAAAAACACCACGCTGGGGCTGTATTTTATCCCCAGCGATTTTGCCCATTCGTTGAGTTTGATGTCTTTGCCATCCGGGGTTTGAATCGCGGTGTCCGCATCCGGGTTGGCTTGCGCTACGTCGAGTCCGCCGAGTGAATACACCACATTTTCACGCTTGAAAATATCGTCGAACAATTCCGCGCAAGTGTCACATTCATCTGCCTTAGCAAATACCACCATCAAGGGGCGGCCTGTGCCTTTACGCGCCTCTTGTAAACGTAAGGGCTGCGGTAAACTGCGGGGTAGGGTGTATTCTTTGCTGGACGGGTTAATTTTGCCATCTGCTTTGAGTTTGGCGAAATAGTCGCGGAAGCTGCCTGCCTGATCGTGTTTACCCGCGACAAAATCCAGCGCGAGGTTGAATTTATCGGGGGCGTAATAGCCATTGACGCGCAATACCACTTTGCCGGACTCATCCAAAAACAGCAGTGTTGGGGTGTATTGCACTTGCTGGGCGGCAGCAAAAGTTTTTTCAGTGACGGATTTGCCATCGAGATCGGTTACGTCGCGATCCCCCCACATATTAATGGCTATCACTTCAAAATGCTTACGGGTTTTATCAGCGATGTCGGCTTTACCAAAATTGTCTTGCAGCAGTTTGGTGCAATACGGGCAGCCGTCTTGGTAAAAATACAAAATGACACGCTTGTTAGCAGCCTTGGCTTCGCTGAGGTCGTCGCGTAAATCGAGAAACGATTCTTTAAACCACGCTGGTTTTTCTTGATAACCGGGGTTATTGAGTCCGGCTTCCAGTTGGGTGGGGTGTGCGGGCGGTGATGCCGCGTGTGCTGCGCCAAACAGCATTAGGCTGAGCGCGATTAACAGGGTTTTCATTGCCATCCTCCTCGTCGTTGTGCTTATCAACAGAAAATACAAGGGTAACAAGGCGTTGGCAATTAACTGTGTGAAAGCAAGGAAAGGGGTTGCCGTGGATGGGGCAACCCCATACGCGCTTATTTCGCGCTTTCAGCCGGTTTGTCAGCCGCAGGTGCAGCCGGAGTAGCTGGCGCAGCCGCTGCTGGTGCTGCTTGCGTTTTCGCGCCGCAAGAGCCTTGCTTGCCGCCGCATTTGCCTTCAGCCATCTTAGCGTGCAATGCCTTGCGCTCATCAGCACTCAAAGAGCCGTCTTTGTCAGCATCGGCTTCTGTGAACATTTTTTCGTGGTGAGTCATGAATTCGTCTTTAGTGACTTTGCCGTCTTTGTCAGTATCGGCTGGGCATTCGTCACCTTTCGCACCGCCGCATTTACCTTCCGCGTCTTTTTTCATGTTCGCGCCGCACATGCCAGCACCGCATTTCATTTCGCCGCCTGCTTTATTCTCAGCCAATTGCATGTAACCGCTGCTGAGTTTGTCGGCGGAGAACGGATTTTCTGCTAAAGCTTGGGTCGCACCGAATGCGATACCTGCTGCGAAAGTCGTGCCTAAAGCTAATTTCAGTGATGATTTTGCATTCATGAGAGTACTCTCCATACATCTAATAAGGTTGTTTTGTAATCAGTCGTGCTGATTCATTGCATTGTACGCAAGCTATCGAAACTTGGATGCAACAAATCGTGATTTTTTCATGATCCAACGTAACGATGCAACACCGTACCGGTACAGGCTTGCAAGAGTTATCCACAGGCTTTACACACGTTTTTGACAATATGTTGTGCTTGACCACCGATATAGACACATCCTATAGTATTTACCCAAAAGAAATCCACTATTGGGCTAAATCAAAATTCAACTGTATTGTCAAGCCGTTTTCTGACACCGAGGATCACCATGCAAGCTGCCAGCGCACCTGAAATAACATCAAAAAGTTCATTCACCACGGCTCTTTCACCCGTGCAATTGCAGCTTCACTGCAAAGTCGTGCGCCGCAACGGGCAGGTTACGGACTTTGATGGCAGTAAAATTCAGATTGCGATGGCAAAAGCGTTTCTCGATGTGGAAGGCAGCCAGGCTTCCGGTTCGGCACGCATTCACGACACGGTGCGCAAGCTGACCGAACAAGTGATTGAAGCCCTGCTGCGCCGCACCCCCGATGGTGGCATGGTGCACATTGAAGACATCCAGGATCAAGTGGAATTAGCGTTAATGCGGGCTGGTGAACACAAAGTCGCCCGCAGCTACGTGCTGTATCGTGCCGAACGGGCGCGGTTACGTGCTGAAAAAGAGTCAAAATCCAAGAAAAAAGGCAAAAAATCCGAAAACGTGATCCACGTAAAATCTGCTACCGGCGATTTGAAACCGTTGGATGAAGATCGGTTACGCAAGATCATTGCAGAAGCGGTTGACGGTTTGGAAGGTGTCAGTGCTGAACAAGTCATGACCGCCACCATGCGCAATTTGTACGATGGCATTTCCGAAAAAGAAGTTGCCACCGCGTTGATTATCAGCACCCGCGTAATGATTGACCGCGAACCCAACTATTCCCAAGCAGCCGCGCGGATGTTGATGGACAGCTTGCGCCGCGAAGCCTTGAGTTTCCTCGAAGGCCAGCACACCGAAGCCACCCAGCACGAAATGGTTGAGCTTTATGCGGAAGTCTTGAAAAAAACCATTCAGATCGGGGTAAAGGTCGAGCGTTTGGCGGATGATTTAGGGCGTTACGATCTGGCGAAACTGGGCGCGGCAATCAAGCCGGAACGCGATTTGCAGTTTACTTACCTCGGTTTGCAAACGCTGTATGACCGTTATTTCCTGCATCACGATGGGGTGCGTTTTGAATTGCCGCAGGTGTTTTTCATGCGCGTGGCAATGGGCTTGGCAATTAACGAAGTCGAGCGCGAAGATCGGGCGATTGAGTTTTACAACCTGCTGTCCAGCTTTGATTTCATGAGCAGCACGCCGACGCTGTTTAACGCCGGGACATTGCGCCCGCAATTGTCGTCTTGCTATTTGACTACCGTGCCTGACCATTTGGAAGGGATTTACGACGCGATTAAAGACAATGCCTTGCTATCGAAATACGCGGGTGGCTTGGGCAATGACTGGTCACGGGTGCGCGGCATGGGGGCGCATATCAAAGGCACGAATGGCAAATCGCAAGGTGTTGTGCCGTTTTTGAAGGTGGCGAATGATACGGCGGTCGCGGTGAATCAGGGTGGCAAACGCAAGGGGGCAGTCTGTGCTTACCTTGAAACATGGCACATCGACATCGAAGATTTCCTCGAACTGCGCAAAAACACGGGCGACGAACGCCGCCGTACCCACGACATGAATACCGCGAACTGGATTCCCGACCTGTTTATGAAACGGGTGGCGGCAGAAGCCGAGTGGACGCTGTTTTCTCCCGACGATGCGCCCGATTTGCACGATTTGACGGGCAAAGCGTTTGAAGCGCGTTACGTTGAATACGAAGCCAAAGCAGCACGTGGTGACATCAAATTGTTCCGTAAAGTACCAGCGGTGCAATTGTGGCGAAAAATGTTGGGGATGATCTTTGAAACTGGGCATCCGTGGATTACCTTCAAAGACCCGTGCAATGTGCGCTATACCAATCAGCACATGGGTGTGGTGCATTCCAGCAACCTGTGTACTGAAATTACCTTG encodes:
- a CDS encoding thioredoxin fold domain-containing protein, translating into MKTLLIALSLMLFGAAHAASPPAHPTQLEAGLNNPGYQEKPAWFKESFLDLRDDLSEAKAANKRVILYFYQDGCPYCTKLLQDNFGKADIADKTRKHFEVIAINMWGDRDVTDLDGKSVTEKTFAAAQQVQYTPTLLFLDESGKVVLRVNGYYAPDKFNLALDFVAGKHDQAGSFRDYFAKLKADGKINPSSKEYTLPRSLPQPLRLQEARKGTGRPLMVVFAKADECDTCAELFDDIFKRENVVYSLGGLDVAQANPDADTAIQTPDGKDIKLNEWAKSLGIKYSPSVVFFDTDGKEVFRTEAYLKAFHIHGALDYVATGAYRAQPEFQRYLQHRREVLEAHGFTVDLMK
- a CDS encoding EF-hand domain-containing protein; the protein is MNAKSSLKLALGTTFAAGIAFGATQALAENPFSADKLSSGYMQLAENKAGGEMKCGAGMCGANMKKDAEGKCGGAKGDECPADTDKDGKVTKDEFMTHHEKMFTEADADKDGSLSADERKALHAKMAEGKCGGKQGSCGAKTQAAPAAAAPATPAAPAADKPAESAK
- a CDS encoding ribonucleoside-diphosphate reductase subunit alpha — translated: MQAASAPEITSKSSFTTALSPVQLQLHCKVVRRNGQVTDFDGSKIQIAMAKAFLDVEGSQASGSARIHDTVRKLTEQVIEALLRRTPDGGMVHIEDIQDQVELALMRAGEHKVARSYVLYRAERARLRAEKESKSKKKGKKSENVIHVKSATGDLKPLDEDRLRKIIAEAVDGLEGVSAEQVMTATMRNLYDGISEKEVATALIISTRVMIDREPNYSQAAARMLMDSLRREALSFLEGQHTEATQHEMVELYAEVLKKTIQIGVKVERLADDLGRYDLAKLGAAIKPERDLQFTYLGLQTLYDRYFLHHDGVRFELPQVFFMRVAMGLAINEVEREDRAIEFYNLLSSFDFMSSTPTLFNAGTLRPQLSSCYLTTVPDHLEGIYDAIKDNALLSKYAGGLGNDWSRVRGMGAHIKGTNGKSQGVVPFLKVANDTAVAVNQGGKRKGAVCAYLETWHIDIEDFLELRKNTGDERRRTHDMNTANWIPDLFMKRVAAEAEWTLFSPDDAPDLHDLTGKAFEARYVEYEAKAARGDIKLFRKVPAVQLWRKMLGMIFETGHPWITFKDPCNVRYTNQHMGVVHSSNLCTEITLHTNDSEIAVCNLGSVNLTAHVNDGKLDVAKLERTVTTAMRMLDNVIDYNYYSVPQARKSNLRHRPVGMGIMGFQDALYKMNLAYASAEAVEFADQSMEAVSYFAIRASSNMAVERGKYPSYNGSLWSKGILPIDSLELLGEERGEYFIVDHTQTLDWDALRNQVKAQGMRNSNVMAIAPTATISNVCGVSQSIEPTYQNLFVKSNLSGEFTVINPYLVQDLKALGMWDEVMINDLKYFDGSLQPLDRVPDALKAKYATAFEIDARWLVEAASRRQKWIDQGQSLNLYMKEPNGTKLDNLYKLAWVRGLKTTYYLRTLGATGAEKTSSDDSSAANSVAGIKRAANLVSVGSEAPKACSLLDPECEACQ